The Stenotrophomonas rhizophila genome has a window encoding:
- a CDS encoding RelA/SpoT family protein yields the protein MNPGPSAKVATSPGAAVPDYVLQLERAAHYLPPEQLPLLRRAWEVGASAHAGQTRKSGEPYITHPVAVAQVLAELGLDVEALIAAILHDTIEDTPLTREELAAEFGEAVAELVDGVTKLDKLKFRDRQEAAAESFRKMLLAMSRDLRVIMIKLADRLHNMRTLGAQSTEARGRIARETLEIYAPIAQRLGMSLVKSELQNLGFKALYPWRHAILEKHIRSQPVVRREAMAQVEVQLSQRLAKEGLEHRLVSRIKTPWSIYNKMRDENKSFDQVMDVFGFRLVVRSVPNCYHALGSVHATFKPLDGRFRDFIAIPKANGYQSLHTVLFGPYGSPIEVQIRTEEMDLIAERGVAAHWTYKFGGDTPNSAQSRAHAWIVELIDSQRAAGSSLEFLDNVKVDLFPDEVYLFTPKGKILALPRNSTALDFAYAVHTDVGNMAVASRVDKKLVPLRTKLVSGQTVEVITARSATPKPQWLEFVVSSKARTAIRHQLKQLEHEDAVQLGHRMLDRALEAMDSSLERLPKGRLDAFLAEHRYPRLEALLAEVALGNWMPNQAAQALMAYAELRGGAHSKHSQEKILINGSERGVVSFANCCQPIPGDEIMGYHTAGKGIVVHRLDCPNLAELRKSPERWVPIGWDTTVSGDYDTALVVEVENGTGVLAQLAAAIAQSHSNIERVDYLDRDFNAAVLAFNIQVRDRNHLAEVMRRLRRLSVVQSVRRQ from the coding sequence ATGAACCCAGGCCCCTCTGCCAAGGTCGCCACGTCTCCCGGCGCGGCCGTACCCGACTATGTCCTCCAGCTTGAACGCGCAGCCCATTACCTGCCGCCCGAGCAGTTGCCGCTGCTGCGTCGCGCCTGGGAGGTAGGGGCCTCCGCGCATGCCGGGCAGACCCGCAAATCGGGCGAGCCGTACATCACCCACCCGGTGGCGGTGGCGCAGGTACTGGCCGAGCTGGGCCTGGACGTGGAAGCGCTGATCGCCGCGATCCTGCACGACACCATCGAAGACACCCCGCTGACCCGCGAAGAACTGGCCGCCGAATTCGGCGAAGCCGTGGCCGAGCTGGTCGATGGGGTGACCAAGCTGGACAAGCTGAAGTTCCGTGACCGCCAGGAAGCGGCCGCCGAAAGCTTCCGCAAGATGCTGCTGGCGATGTCGCGCGACCTGCGCGTGATCATGATCAAGCTGGCCGACCGCCTGCACAACATGCGCACGCTGGGCGCGCAGAGCACCGAGGCGCGCGGCCGCATCGCGCGCGAGACCCTGGAGATCTACGCCCCGATCGCGCAGCGGCTGGGCATGAGCCTGGTCAAGAGCGAGCTGCAGAACCTGGGCTTCAAGGCGCTGTACCCGTGGCGCCACGCGATCCTGGAAAAGCACATCCGCAGCCAGCCGGTGGTACGCCGCGAGGCAATGGCACAGGTGGAAGTGCAGCTGTCGCAGCGGCTGGCCAAGGAAGGGCTGGAACACCGCCTGGTCAGCCGGATCAAGACCCCGTGGAGCATCTACAACAAGATGCGCGACGAGAACAAATCCTTCGACCAGGTCATGGACGTGTTCGGCTTCCGCCTGGTCGTGCGCAGCGTGCCCAACTGTTACCACGCGCTGGGATCGGTGCATGCCACCTTCAAGCCGCTGGATGGGCGCTTCCGCGATTTCATCGCCATTCCCAAGGCCAACGGCTACCAGTCGCTGCACACGGTGCTGTTCGGCCCGTACGGCTCCCCGATCGAAGTGCAGATCCGCACCGAGGAAATGGACCTGATCGCCGAGCGCGGCGTGGCCGCGCACTGGACCTACAAGTTCGGTGGGGACACCCCCAACAGCGCGCAGAGCCGTGCGCACGCCTGGATCGTGGAACTGATCGATTCGCAGCGCGCCGCCGGTTCGTCGCTGGAATTCCTCGACAACGTCAAGGTCGACCTGTTCCCGGACGAGGTCTACCTGTTCACGCCCAAGGGCAAGATCCTGGCCCTGCCGCGCAACTCCACCGCGCTGGACTTCGCCTATGCGGTGCACACCGACGTGGGCAACATGGCGGTGGCCTCGCGCGTGGACAAGAAACTGGTGCCGCTGCGCACCAAGCTGGTCAGTGGGCAGACCGTGGAAGTCATCACCGCACGCTCGGCCACGCCCAAGCCGCAGTGGCTCGAATTCGTGGTCAGCTCCAAGGCGCGCACCGCGATCCGCCACCAGCTCAAGCAGCTCGAACACGAAGATGCCGTGCAGCTGGGCCACCGCATGCTGGACCGCGCGCTGGAGGCGATGGACAGCTCGCTCGAACGCCTGCCCAAGGGGCGCCTGGATGCGTTCCTTGCCGAACACCGCTACCCGCGCCTGGAGGCCCTGCTGGCCGAAGTGGCGCTGGGCAACTGGATGCCCAACCAGGCCGCGCAGGCCCTGATGGCCTATGCCGAACTGCGCGGCGGCGCGCATTCCAAGCACTCGCAGGAAAAGATCCTGATCAACGGCAGCGAACGCGGCGTGGTCAGCTTCGCCAACTGCTGCCAGCCGATTCCCGGCGACGAGATCATGGGCTACCACACCGCCGGCAAGGGCATCGTGGTGCACCGCCTGGACTGTCCGAACCTGGCCGAACTGCGCAAGTCGCCCGAGCGCTGGGTGCCGATCGGCTGGGACACCACCGTCTCCGGCGATTACGACACTGCGCTGGTGGTGGAAGTGGAGAACGGCACCGGCGTGCTGGCCCAGCTGGCCGCAGCGATCGCGCAGAGCCATTCCAACATCGAGCGGGTGGACTACCTGGACCGCGACTTCAACGCCGCCGTGCTGGCCTTCAACATCCAGGTCCGCGACCGCAACCACCTGGCCGAAGTCATGCGCCGGCTGCGGCGTTTGTCAGTTGTCCAGTCGGTGCGCAGGCAATAG
- the rph gene encoding ribonuclease PH, with translation MSDPRPSGRQAEQLREVRIERAFTRHAEGSVLVSFGETRVLCTASVENRVPGFLRGKGEGWVTAEYGMLPRSTHTRNDREAARGKQGGRTLEIQRLIGRTLRACIDRSALGERTITLDCDVLQADGGTRTAAITGAYVALVDAVNFLIKRGDIKRNPIFGAVAAVSVGIYRGTPVLDLDYAEDSDCDTDMNVVMNDGGGFIELQGTAEGHAFRRDELDALLALAEKGITDLFAAQQAALAQP, from the coding sequence ATGTCCGATCCCCGTCCCAGCGGCCGCCAGGCCGAGCAGTTGCGCGAAGTGCGCATCGAACGCGCCTTCACCCGCCATGCCGAAGGCTCGGTGCTGGTCAGCTTCGGTGAAACCCGCGTGCTGTGCACCGCCAGCGTGGAAAACCGCGTACCGGGCTTCCTGCGCGGCAAGGGCGAAGGCTGGGTCACGGCCGAATACGGCATGCTGCCGCGCTCCACCCACACCCGCAACGACCGCGAAGCGGCGCGCGGCAAGCAGGGCGGCCGCACCCTGGAAATCCAGCGCCTGATCGGCCGCACCCTGCGCGCCTGCATTGATCGGAGCGCACTGGGCGAACGCACCATCACCCTCGACTGCGACGTGCTGCAGGCCGATGGCGGCACCCGCACCGCCGCCATCACCGGTGCCTACGTGGCGCTGGTGGATGCGGTGAACTTCCTGATCAAGCGCGGCGACATCAAGCGCAACCCGATCTTCGGCGCCGTGGCCGCGGTGTCGGTCGGCATCTACCGCGGCACCCCGGTGCTGGACCTGGACTACGCCGAAGACAGCGACTGCGACACCGACATGAACGTGGTGATGAACGACGGCGGCGGCTTCATCGAGCTGCAGGGCACCGCCGAAGGCCACGCGTTCCGCCGCGATGAGCTGGACGCGCTGCTGGCGCTGGCCGAAAAGGGCATCACCGACCTGTTCGCGGCCCAGCAGGCCGCACTGGCGCAGCCGTGA
- a CDS encoding RidA family protein: MSRQIINTENAPAAIGPYSQAVRAGNTVYFSGQIPLDPATGDIVGAGDVEAQARRAFDNLKAVAEAAGGSLDKVVRLGLYLTDLAEFAKVNAVMQDYFQAPFPARSTIEVSGLPKGANFEVDAVMVID, translated from the coding sequence ATGTCCCGCCAGATCATCAACACCGAAAACGCACCGGCCGCGATCGGTCCGTATTCGCAGGCCGTGCGTGCCGGCAACACCGTGTACTTCTCCGGCCAGATTCCGCTGGACCCGGCCACCGGCGACATCGTCGGTGCCGGTGATGTCGAAGCGCAGGCCCGCCGCGCCTTCGACAACCTCAAGGCCGTGGCCGAAGCCGCCGGCGGCTCGCTGGACAAGGTGGTCCGCCTGGGCCTGTACCTGACCGACCTGGCCGAATTCGCCAAGGTCAACGCGGTCATGCAGGACTACTTCCAGGCGCCGTTCCCGGCCCGCTCCACCATCGAAGTGTCCGGCCTGCCCAAGGGCGCCAACTTCGAGGTTGATGCGGTGATGGTCATCGACTGA
- the recG gene encoding ATP-dependent DNA helicase RecG: MARRPAVTPALAPSGEASLAVLAGVGPAVAAKLAARGLSSLQDLWLHLPLRYEDRTALTRIQDLRNGVPAQVEVRVVAVDRGMRFRPTLKVAVEDEGQGTLVLRFFHFRQQQVAQFSVGTRLRCFGTPKPGQLGLEIVHPSYQVLGRTDDPALGDSLDPVYPTVEGIGPATLRRLIGQALDRLPEESSLELLPTGWLDGLALPSLRSALLTVHRPPPDANLAALAAGTHPAQRRLALEELLAHHLSLRRQRIALQAHHAPPLAGPGRLAKALLKQLPFALTAAQKRVFTQIREDLAQPRPMLRLVQGDVGSGKTVVAALAAMLAVEQGKQVALAAPTELLAEQHLTNLRGWLEPLGVQVAWLAGKVTGKARAKVLEQVANGQAQVVVGTHALMQESVVFHDLALAIVDEQHRFGVHQRLALRDKGPGGHSVPHQLVMTATPIPRTLAMSEYADLDVSAIDELPPGRTPVQTVALNNDRRPELIERIALACREGRQVYWVCTLIEENDELDATPAQATFESLQALLPGVRVGLVHGRLKASEKLATMVAFKAGQIDLLVATTVIEVGVDVPNASLMVIENAERLGLAQLHQLRGRVGRGSAVSRCVLLYQARLSAMARERLETMRQTNDGFVIAEKDLELRGPGELLGTRQTGLAGFRMADLARDADLLPGVHALAERLMVEAPTVADRVVERWIGNAVRYASA, from the coding sequence GTGGCACGCAGACCGGCGGTCACCCCGGCGCTGGCGCCGTCCGGCGAAGCTTCGCTGGCGGTGCTTGCCGGCGTGGGTCCGGCCGTGGCCGCCAAGCTGGCGGCGCGCGGCCTGTCCTCGCTGCAGGACCTGTGGCTGCACCTGCCGCTGCGGTACGAAGACCGCACCGCTCTGACCCGCATACAGGACCTGCGCAACGGCGTGCCGGCGCAGGTGGAAGTCCGCGTGGTCGCGGTGGACCGCGGCATGCGCTTCCGCCCGACCCTGAAAGTGGCCGTGGAAGACGAAGGGCAGGGCACCCTGGTGCTGCGTTTCTTCCACTTCCGCCAGCAGCAGGTGGCCCAGTTCTCCGTGGGAACCCGCCTGCGCTGCTTCGGCACGCCCAAGCCGGGCCAGCTGGGTCTGGAAATCGTCCACCCCAGCTACCAGGTGCTCGGCCGTACCGATGACCCGGCGCTGGGCGACAGCCTGGACCCGGTCTACCCCACGGTGGAAGGCATCGGCCCGGCCACGCTTCGCCGCCTGATCGGCCAGGCGCTGGACCGCCTGCCCGAAGAATCCAGCCTGGAACTGCTGCCGACGGGCTGGCTCGATGGCCTGGCGTTGCCCTCGCTGCGCAGTGCCTTGCTGACCGTGCACCGCCCGCCACCCGACGCCAACCTGGCCGCGCTCGCCGCAGGCACGCATCCCGCGCAGCGCCGGCTGGCGCTGGAAGAGCTGCTGGCCCACCACCTGAGCCTGCGCCGCCAGCGCATAGCCCTGCAGGCGCACCATGCGCCACCGCTGGCCGGCCCCGGGAGACTGGCCAAGGCCCTGCTCAAGCAGCTGCCCTTTGCCCTGACCGCCGCGCAGAAGCGTGTGTTCACCCAGATCCGCGAGGACCTGGCCCAGCCGCGCCCGATGCTGCGGCTGGTGCAGGGCGATGTCGGCTCGGGCAAGACCGTGGTGGCCGCGCTGGCGGCCATGCTGGCGGTGGAGCAGGGCAAGCAGGTCGCGCTGGCTGCCCCCACCGAACTGCTGGCCGAACAGCACCTCACCAACCTGCGCGGCTGGCTGGAACCGCTGGGCGTGCAGGTCGCCTGGCTGGCCGGCAAGGTCACCGGCAAGGCGCGCGCGAAGGTGCTCGAACAGGTCGCCAACGGGCAGGCCCAGGTGGTGGTGGGCACCCATGCGCTGATGCAGGAATCGGTGGTGTTCCACGACCTGGCGCTGGCCATCGTCGACGAGCAGCACCGGTTCGGCGTGCACCAGCGGCTTGCGCTGCGCGACAAGGGACCGGGCGGGCACAGCGTGCCGCACCAGCTGGTGATGACCGCCACGCCGATTCCGCGCACGCTGGCAATGTCCGAATACGCCGACCTGGACGTGTCGGCGATCGACGAACTACCGCCCGGGCGCACCCCGGTGCAGACCGTGGCATTGAACAATGATCGCCGCCCCGAACTGATCGAGCGCATCGCGCTGGCCTGCCGCGAAGGCCGCCAGGTGTACTGGGTGTGCACCCTGATCGAAGAAAACGACGAGCTGGATGCCACCCCCGCGCAGGCCACGTTCGAATCGCTGCAGGCGTTGCTGCCGGGCGTGCGGGTGGGGCTGGTGCATGGCCGGCTGAAGGCCAGCGAGAAGCTGGCCACCATGGTCGCGTTCAAGGCCGGGCAGATCGACCTGCTGGTGGCCACCACGGTGATCGAAGTCGGCGTGGACGTGCCCAATGCCTCGTTGATGGTGATCGAGAACGCCGAACGCCTTGGCCTGGCCCAGCTGCACCAGCTGCGCGGACGGGTCGGGCGTGGTTCGGCGGTGTCGCGCTGCGTGCTGCTGTACCAGGCGCGGCTGTCGGCGATGGCACGCGAGCGCCTGGAAACCATGCGGCAGACCAACGATGGCTTCGTGATCGCCGAAAAGGACCTGGAACTGCGCGGTCCGGGGGAGCTGCTGGGTACCCGCCAGACCGGCCTGGCCGGCTTCCGCATGGCCGACCTGGCCCGCGACGCGGATCTGCTGCCGGGCGTGCATGCGCTGGCCGAGCGGTTGATGGTGGAGGCGCCGACGGTGGCCGATAGGGTGGTCGAGCGGTGGATTGGCAACGCGGTGAGATACGCGTCGGCATAG
- a CDS encoding VOC family protein, which produces MSRRLALVTLVVADYDEAIAWYTGKLGFHLIDDIDQGSKRWVVVGPTDGSAAALLLARASNEEQQSRVGNQTGGRVGFFLNTDDFYRDHAAMTARGVEFLEAPREEPYATVAVFRDLYGNTWDLLEPKQ; this is translated from the coding sequence GTGAGCCGGCGCCTCGCCCTGGTCACCCTGGTGGTGGCCGATTACGACGAGGCGATCGCCTGGTACACGGGCAAGCTCGGCTTCCATCTGATCGATGACATCGACCAGGGCAGCAAGCGCTGGGTGGTGGTCGGTCCTACCGACGGCAGCGCGGCGGCGCTGCTGCTGGCACGCGCCAGCAATGAAGAGCAGCAGAGCCGCGTCGGCAACCAGACCGGTGGCCGGGTCGGTTTCTTCCTCAACACCGACGATTTTTACCGCGACCATGCCGCGATGACCGCGCGCGGCGTGGAATTCCTCGAAGCCCCGCGCGAGGAGCCCTACGCCACGGTTGCGGTGTTCCGCGACCTGTACGGCAACACGTGGGACCTGCTGGAGCCCAAGCAATGA
- a CDS encoding citrate synthase, with translation MSDLDQVTLNAGDKSVVLPVIKPTLGNDCVDISKLTKETGLFTYDSGFTATASCKSAITYIDGDKGVLLYRGYPIEQLSEKSSYVEVAYLLINGERPSAEQLKAFTDELAAEANVDASINALIASFDKDAHPMAILTAAIAQLSAKYHASLDLSDAEQRRQSAVRLIAKVPTLSALIYRHGKGLPANTPDTSLDYVSRFLKQTFESADGQYELNPDVVKALDLLFILHADHEQNASTSTVRLVGSTGANPYASVAAGVTALWGPAHGGANEAVLKMLEEIGSADNVESAVLKAKDKTSGFRLMGFGHRVYKNFDPRAKVIGEMTGKVLKQLGVQDPLLDVAVKLEQAALQDDYFVARKLYPNVDFYSGIIYKALQIPTEMFTVMFALGRTSGWVAHWLEQQVDPEMKIGRPRQVYTGSDVRDYQG, from the coding sequence GTGTCCGATCTTGATCAGGTCACGCTGAATGCCGGCGACAAGTCGGTTGTTCTGCCTGTCATCAAACCCACGCTCGGCAACGATTGCGTCGATATTTCGAAGCTGACCAAGGAAACCGGTCTCTTCACCTACGACTCCGGCTTCACCGCCACCGCCAGCTGCAAGTCCGCCATCACCTACATCGACGGTGACAAGGGCGTGCTGCTGTATCGCGGCTACCCCATCGAGCAGCTGTCGGAAAAGTCCAGCTACGTCGAAGTGGCTTACCTGCTGATCAACGGCGAGCGTCCGAGCGCCGAGCAGCTGAAGGCCTTCACCGATGAGCTGGCTGCCGAAGCCAACGTCGATGCCTCGATCAATGCCCTGATCGCCAGCTTCGACAAGGATGCCCACCCGATGGCCATCCTGACCGCTGCCATCGCGCAGCTGTCGGCGAAGTACCACGCCTCGCTGGACCTGTCCGACGCCGAGCAGCGCCGCCAGTCCGCCGTCCGCCTGATCGCCAAGGTGCCAACCCTGTCGGCGCTGATCTACCGCCACGGCAAGGGCCTGCCGGCCAACACGCCGGACACCTCGCTGGATTACGTCAGCCGCTTCCTGAAGCAGACCTTCGAGTCGGCCGATGGCCAGTACGAGCTGAACCCGGACGTGGTCAAGGCGCTGGACCTGCTCTTCATCCTGCATGCCGACCACGAGCAGAACGCCTCCACCTCGACGGTGCGCCTGGTCGGTTCGACCGGTGCCAACCCGTATGCGTCGGTCGCCGCTGGCGTCACCGCGCTGTGGGGTCCGGCCCACGGCGGTGCCAACGAAGCCGTGTTGAAGATGCTGGAAGAAATCGGTTCGGCGGACAACGTTGAATCGGCCGTGCTCAAGGCCAAGGACAAGACCTCGGGCTTCCGCCTGATGGGCTTCGGCCACCGCGTGTACAAGAACTTCGACCCGCGCGCGAAGGTCATCGGCGAGATGACCGGCAAGGTGCTCAAGCAGCTGGGCGTGCAGGATCCGCTGCTGGACGTTGCCGTGAAGCTGGAACAGGCCGCGCTGCAGGACGACTACTTCGTCGCCCGCAAGCTGTACCCGAACGTCGATTTCTACAGCGGCATCATCTACAAGGCGCTGCAGATCCCGACCGAAATGTTCACCGTCATGTTCGCCCTGGGCCGCACCTCCGGCTGGGTCGCGCACTGGCTCGAACAGCAGGTTGACCCGGAAATGAAGATCGGCCGCCCGCGCCAGGTCTACACCGGTAGCGACGTGCGTGACTACCAGGGCTGA
- the rpoZ gene encoding DNA-directed RNA polymerase subunit omega, with amino-acid sequence MARITVEDCLEVVDNRFELVMMASKRARQLANGVQATLDNSETEDKPTVLALREIAARKIDNALIDEVEKAERERAEREALEWAAAEVVADEDMSKNDD; translated from the coding sequence ATGGCCCGCATCACCGTAGAAGATTGCCTGGAAGTCGTCGATAACCGTTTCGAGCTGGTCATGATGGCGTCCAAGCGCGCCCGTCAGCTGGCCAACGGTGTCCAGGCCACCCTGGACAACAGCGAAACCGAAGACAAGCCGACCGTGCTGGCGCTGCGCGAAATTGCCGCCCGCAAGATCGACAACGCCCTGATCGACGAAGTCGAGAAGGCCGAGCGCGAGCGTGCCGAGCGTGAAGCACTGGAATGGGCCGCTGCCGAAGTCGTCGCCGACGAAGACATGTCCAAGAACGACGACTGA
- a CDS encoding type B 50S ribosomal protein L31, translating to MKDDIHPNYRDVVFQDVTSDFKILTRSTMATKETVKWEDGNEYPLVKIEISSASHPFYTGKHKVIDTSGRIDKFQKRFGKPAPAAAAE from the coding sequence ATGAAGGACGATATCCATCCGAACTACCGTGACGTCGTGTTTCAGGACGTTACCTCCGATTTCAAGATCCTGACCCGTTCCACCATGGCGACGAAAGAAACCGTGAAGTGGGAAGACGGCAACGAGTACCCGCTCGTCAAGATCGAAATCTCCTCTGCTTCGCACCCGTTCTACACGGGCAAGCACAAGGTGATCGACACCAGCGGCCGTATCGACAAGTTCCAGAAGCGTTTTGGCAAGCCGGCTCCGGCTGCTGCTGCCGAATAA
- a CDS encoding nucleoside hydrolase, translated as MTKKIPLLIDTDPGVDDALALLMAFADERHDVVGLTIAAGNVGLDHTVRNALKLCEVAGREDVPVFAGTPEPLVHPSVDAAHVHGADGFGDVNLPAAQRQAEAEHAALAILRLSHEYAGELFLVALGPLTNLALALKLDPTLPQRVKRFLVMGGAVTCHGNITPAAEFNIAFDPEAAHVVFTGFPHIEVADWEATVAHGLLHKDVEQWLAFDSDKARFYELISRQTRLWSEDSRGERWFAADALAMAWALQPEGALRVESRPLNIELAGTFSRGATIVDWNRQTGQPDNTELLMAYDQGRFEAQVRSALGVA; from the coding sequence ATGACCAAGAAGATTCCGCTGTTGATCGACACCGATCCGGGTGTCGATGACGCCCTGGCCCTGTTGATGGCCTTTGCCGACGAACGCCATGACGTGGTCGGCCTCACCATTGCCGCCGGCAATGTCGGCCTGGACCACACGGTCCGCAATGCGCTGAAACTGTGTGAAGTGGCCGGGCGTGAAGACGTGCCGGTGTTCGCCGGTACCCCCGAACCGCTGGTGCACCCGTCGGTGGATGCGGCCCACGTTCATGGCGCCGACGGCTTCGGCGACGTCAACCTGCCGGCCGCCCAGCGCCAGGCCGAAGCCGAACACGCCGCGCTGGCCATCCTGCGCCTGTCGCATGAGTACGCCGGCGAGCTGTTCCTGGTCGCCCTCGGCCCGCTGACCAACCTGGCCCTGGCGCTCAAGCTCGACCCGACCCTGCCGCAGCGCGTGAAGCGCTTCCTGGTCATGGGCGGGGCGGTCACCTGCCACGGCAACATCACTCCGGCGGCCGAGTTCAACATCGCCTTCGATCCCGAAGCGGCGCACGTGGTGTTCACCGGTTTCCCGCACATCGAAGTGGCCGACTGGGAAGCCACCGTCGCCCACGGCCTGCTGCACAAGGATGTCGAGCAGTGGCTGGCCTTCGACAGCGACAAGGCACGCTTCTACGAGCTGATCTCGCGCCAGACCCGCCTGTGGTCCGAAGACAGCCGCGGCGAGCGCTGGTTCGCCGCCGACGCCCTGGCCATGGCCTGGGCGCTGCAGCCGGAAGGCGCGCTGCGGGTTGAATCGCGCCCGCTGAACATCGAACTGGCCGGCACCTTCAGCCGGGGTGCTACCATTGTCGACTGGAACCGCCAGACGGGGCAGCCGGACAACACCGAGCTGCTGATGGCCTACGACCAGGGGCGCTTTGAAGCCCAGGTCCGGAGTGCGCTCGGCGTCGCCTGA
- a CDS encoding YicC/YloC family endoribonuclease produces MIRSMTAYAGGERATPWGTLACELRSVNHRFLEVGVRLPEELRALEPQLRERVANRCSRGKIDLVMRLRAPEVTGALVVNDALLAQLGELASRLAPGFPSLQVSFTELLQVPGVMQGEAVDAAALQAEALALLEESLDGFVAAREREGDKLATAIQERVDGVERIAAEVTTLIPLIRDGQRAKLSARLADLPHPVDPGRAEQELVLWLQKLDVDEELDRLRSHIVEIRRVLTQREPVGRRLDFLLQEFNREANTLGSKSVDSRTSNAAVELKVLIDQIREQVQNIE; encoded by the coding sequence ATGATTCGAAGCATGACCGCCTATGCCGGCGGCGAGCGCGCCACGCCCTGGGGCACGCTGGCCTGTGAGCTGCGCTCGGTCAACCACCGGTTCCTGGAGGTGGGCGTGCGCCTGCCCGAGGAGCTGCGTGCGCTTGAACCGCAACTGCGGGAGCGTGTCGCCAACCGCTGCAGCCGCGGCAAGATCGATCTGGTCATGCGCCTGCGCGCGCCGGAGGTCACCGGGGCATTGGTGGTCAACGACGCGCTGCTGGCCCAGCTCGGCGAGCTGGCCAGCCGGCTGGCGCCGGGCTTCCCCAGCCTGCAGGTGAGCTTCACCGAGCTGCTGCAGGTGCCAGGCGTGATGCAGGGCGAGGCAGTTGATGCCGCCGCCCTTCAGGCCGAGGCCCTGGCCCTGCTGGAAGAGAGCCTGGACGGTTTCGTCGCCGCGCGTGAGCGCGAGGGCGACAAGCTGGCCACGGCGATTCAGGAGCGCGTCGATGGCGTGGAGCGCATCGCCGCCGAGGTCACCACCCTGATTCCGCTGATCCGCGATGGCCAGCGCGCCAAGCTGTCGGCCCGGCTGGCCGACCTGCCGCACCCGGTCGATCCCGGCCGCGCCGAGCAGGAACTGGTGCTGTGGCTGCAGAAGCTGGACGTGGACGAGGAGCTGGACCGCCTGCGCAGCCACATCGTGGAAATCCGCCGCGTGCTCACGCAGCGCGAGCCGGTCGGCCGCCGCCTGGACTTCCTGCTGCAGGAGTTCAACCGCGAAGCCAACACGCTGGGCTCCAAGTCGGTGGACAGCCGCACCTCCAATGCCGCCGTCGAGCTGAAGGTGCTGATCGACCAGATCCGCGAACAGGTGCAGAACATCGAATGA
- the gmk gene encoding guanylate kinase, with product MSSQPLQSPEPARGTLYIVAAPSGAGKSSIVNATLARDPQIALSISFTSRAMRPGEVNGEHYHFVSAPEFERMIAAGDFFEHAWVHGDWKGTARQSVEPQLSAGQDVLLEIDWQGAQQVRQLVPGTVTVFILPPSKQALQDRMRKRGQDSEAVIAQRLAAAREEMLHFNDFDYVIVNEVFETAVDELCAIFTASRLRREAQKVRHAGLIQALLTQDATATD from the coding sequence ATGAGCAGCCAGCCCCTCCAGAGCCCGGAACCGGCCCGCGGCACGCTGTACATCGTGGCCGCCCCGTCCGGGGCCGGCAAGAGCAGCATCGTCAATGCGACCCTGGCCCGCGACCCGCAGATCGCCCTGTCGATCTCGTTCACCTCGCGCGCGATGCGCCCGGGCGAAGTGAACGGCGAGCACTATCACTTTGTCAGTGCGCCCGAGTTCGAGCGGATGATCGCCGCCGGCGACTTCTTCGAACACGCCTGGGTGCATGGGGACTGGAAGGGCACCGCCCGCCAGTCGGTCGAGCCGCAGTTGTCGGCCGGCCAGGACGTGCTGCTGGAGATCGACTGGCAGGGCGCCCAGCAGGTCCGCCAGCTGGTCCCCGGCACGGTCACGGTGTTCATCCTGCCGCCGTCGAAGCAGGCCCTGCAGGACCGCATGCGCAAGCGCGGGCAGGACAGCGAGGCGGTGATCGCCCAGCGCCTGGCCGCCGCCCGCGAGGAAATGCTGCATTTCAACGACTTCGACTACGTCATCGTCAACGAAGTGTTCGAGACCGCCGTGGACGAGCTGTGCGCCATCTTCACCGCCAGTCGCCTGCGCCGGGAGGCCCAGAAGGTCCGCCACGCGGGCCTGATCCAGGCCCTGCTGACCCAGGACGCAACGGCAACTGACTGA